In Thermofilum pendens Hrk 5, the sequence GTCCTTCTCCGGTGGCGCCTTGTCCAGCCAGCCGTAGCCCCTGTCGGGGATCTCCGCTACTAGGTTGAGCTCTACGAGGGAGTCTACGAGCCTCTCGATTGACGGCTCGCCTCTCTTCAGGTACTCGAGAAGCCTGTCCGGGTCCTCTACGGCCTCCGAGAGAGCTTCGAGTTGCAGGGGCGTTAGCCTTGAGGCGAACGCTTTAAGCCTCCTGGCGGATACCACCTCCTCTACTAGCGAGCCTGCGTCCCAGCCGTGCTCGTAGAGCATAGCGAGGTACCTGGGGTTGCCCCCCGTCAGCCTCCACGCGGAGTCGAAGTCGAGCCCCGGCCCGGGTATCTGATCGTAGAGCTCCTTGAAGCCTTCCCTCGCCATGTTCCAGAGCACCCTTATCGTAGCCCAGCTGTGCCTGGCAACCCTAGCCCTCGTGGTGCCCTCGCTTGAGCCTATAATCGCGACGAAGCTCTCGTACCTCGCGGAGGGGTACTCGATGGCGTCTAGAAGTGCTTTCACGTAGACCTCCGCCCTCTCGGGGCCGACGGCCTGGAAGACTTCGTCGAGTATAACCGCCACCCTCCTTTTAACGCTTAACAGCCTCGATACGAGCTCGAAGGCTTTCTCCGCGAGCGTAGCCGCCGCGGGCTCCAGCAGGCCGACCGTAGCTCCGACAATCTCCTTCACGTCCTCGGTCGACACGACCTTCTCGTCCTTCACACTGGCAGCGGGGTTAACGTAGACCACCCCGTAGCCATGGCTCTTGAGTATCTCCACGGCCTGCCTGAAGAGAGCAGTCTTACCGCAACCCTCCGGCCCGTAGACGACTACCGGGAACCTCGTACCCCTCTCGGCTACCCTCTCCACCTGCCTCAAGGCCTCGTCCCTATCGGCGAACCTCACGGACACTCCTCTGGCGAACTCCAGCCTTACCCTCTCCCACCCCATGCCTCGCGCCTCCGAGAACTCTCGGCGCCGGGGCAGATAAAGCTAGGGGTATAAGACGCCTATCTTCAGTAGCCCTTCGAGTAGCCTGCCCGTGAGTAGCCTGGTCTTCACGCCTCTCTCGGCGAGCCTCGCGTCCACCAGCCCGACTACGTCTTCGAGCCTGTACGCGTCGGAAGCCACGATGAAGTTCACGTTTACCCCGAAGCTTGGGACCCAGAACCAGTACTCCGAGACGTGGGCGAAGGACTTCTTCACGCTCTCCAGGACGGACCTGTACTCCTCGGGGTAGAAGTAGCTACTCCCTGCCTGCGTAGCCACGACCCCGTCCGGCTTCAGGATCCTCTTAACCTCGGCGAAGGCCTCGGGGCTGTATAGGGGCTTCGCGATCTCGCTCGCGTAGGGGTCCGTGAGGTCCATTATCACGACGTCGAAGTAGCCGCTGGGCGCCTGCCTCACGTAGTCCTTGCCGTCCGCTATGACCACCTCCACCCTCGGGTCGTCGAAGCTACCGAGGTGCATGTGCCCGAGGCGCTTCTTCGAGAACTCCACGACGACGGGGTCTATGTCCACCATGACCGCCTTCTTCACAGTCCCGTGCTTCAAGACCTCCCTGAGGGTCGCCCCCTCGCCGCCCCCAAGTACGAGCACCCTCTCGGGGGCCGGGTGCGCCGCCATCGCTGGGTGAACCAGTAGCTCGTGGTACATGTACTCGTCCTTCTCGGTGCTCTGTATGAACTTGTCGAGGAGCAAGGCCCTCCCAAAGCCCTCTAGCTCCGCGAGCACAACCTCCTGGTACGGCGACTTTTCCAGAGCGTAGACCTTGCTCACCTTGAAGAGTAGCCTCAAATGCCTACCAGCCGGCTCAACTATGTACACACCCTCGAACCCCTCCTCCCCACCCACAGCGACCCACCCCGCCCTGTTAACTATACCCAAAAATAAAATATAAGAGCTGTGCATCCGCAGGGCCGAGAAAGCTAGGCGTGCGCGAAAGGGTTAAACCTCGCGTGGAGGATTGTATCTCGTGATGAGCCTTCAGTGGGCTGACCGGTGAGGAGTGCCCGGTTGGCTGACTATCAGAAAAAGTGGAATTTTCCCGGATTTTAGCGGCGCTTTTCTTCTTCGATCCTTTCCAGTCTCTCCTTGATCTCTTTGAGCTCGTTTTCTATTCTCTCCAGGCTTACACTACTCTCTTGGTGTGGCTCGGACGCGCGCCTCGCCAGATAGTACAGGATCGCTGCGAACAGTGCAATTAGTAGCACCCAGAACAGTAGCGTTACGAGCATTGATAGGGCACCGGCGAAGCCCAAGCCAGGGTACCACGGCGCGGTCCAAGGCCAGCCCCACCAGCCGCACATCGGGCATGCATATACTTGACTCATTTCTGTCACCACCCTGTTTACAACCTACAATTATTTATGCATTTGTATGTATACATGAGTATATTTTTCGATTTTAAACCGCCATTCCAGTGGCAATCCTCACCGGATTGAGCGGAGAGCCGCGAGCTGGGGTGCACGCGTAATGCTCTAATACTTTCCCCGTTCTAGGCGGATACATGCCCGTCGTTCGGGTGGAGCCTTACGGGGCAAGGGTGGAGGTTGAGAGCGGGGCGACGCTTCTCGAAGCCCTGGCGAGGAGCGGGGTAAGGGTTGCCTCGGTGTGCGGGGGCCGCGGCTTCTGCGGTAAGTGCAGGGTGCTGGTAACCGGGGGCTCCTCCGCCCTCTCGCCTCCGTCGAGGTCTGAGTCCATGCTCCTGGGCGGGGACCTGGGATCCGGCTACAGGCTTGCCTGCCAGGCCAGGGTGCACGGGGACGTCGCCGTCTACGTCCCGGAGGAGAGCAGGGAGTCGCCGGGGGAGAGGGTGGCTGCGGTGGACGGCTACGCGAGGCCCGTCAGGGTGGCGCCGCCGCTCAGGAGGGTCTCGCTCTCGCTGACTCCCCCGAGTCTCTCCGACTGGAGGTCTGACGAGGAGCGGCTAGCCGAGGGGCTTGGGAGGGTTCTCGGGGGGTTCGAGCCGCCGGGGCTCGACGTTCTGAGGAGTTTGCCGCGGGTTGCCAGGGAGTCCTCCTGGTCCTTGGAGGTCGTCGCGTGGAGGGGCAGGGTGCTCTCGGTTGAGCCGGGGGGCTCGGGTAGGGGGACGTACGCGGTGGCGGTGGACCTCGGGACCTCGAAGCTCGTAGCCCACCTCGTAGACGCCTCTAGGGGCGTGGTCGTGGCGAAGGGCTTCGCCGAGAACCCCCAGCTCGCCTACGGGGAGGACATAATGACGAGGATGGACTTCGCGTCGAGGAGCCCTGGCAACCTGGACCTTCTCCGCCGCGTGCTCGTCGAGGGGGTTAACGGGCTCGTGGCGAGGCTCCGCTCCTCGCTGGGCGTACGGGCGGACGAGGTCTACGCGTTCGCGTTCGCCGGCAACACGGCTATGCAGCACTTCCTGCTGGGGCTCGACGTGTCCCAGCTCGCGAGGGCCCCCTACGTGGCCGTGACGAGGAGGGCCCTGGAGGTGAGGGCGGCGGACCTCGGCTTGGAGGCGGGGCCGGGCGCGGTTGCCCTCGTGTTCCCGGTGATAGGGGGCTTCGTGGGCGGCGACGCGGTGGCGGACGTGCTGGCGACGGGGCTCCACAGGAGGGATTACCCAGCCATGCTGGTAGACGTGGGGACGAACACCGAGGTTGTGGTTGGCTCCGGCGACCGCTTCCTCTCCGGCTCCGCGCCTTCGGGCCCCGCTTTCGAGGGCATGCAGATAACGTTCGGGATGAAGGCTGTCTCCGGCGCGATAGACAGGGTGAGGGTGGGGGAGGACGGGGAGGTCGAGTACACCACGGTGGGGGGCGCGAGGCCCAGGGGGATATGCGGATCCGCTATGATAGACCTCGTCGCCGAGCTGTACAGGGCGGGCCTCCTGGACGCCCGGGGGAGGTTCAGGAGGGACGCTTCGACGAGGAGGCTGAGGAGGGGGGAGAGGGGCATGGAGTTCGTCGTCGCGTGGGCCAAGGAGACGTCGATAGGCCGGGACATAGTCTTCACCGAGAAGGACGTCGAGCAGGTGTTGCTGGCGAAGGCCGCTGTGTCGAGCGCGGCTAGGACCCTCATGAAGATGAGGGGGTTCAAGGCGGAGGAGCTGGAGGAGGTCGTGGTGGCGGGCTCCTTCGGGTCGAGCCTCAACGTCGAGAACGCCCTGGAGATAGGCCTCCTCCCGCCCGTGCCCCCGGAGAAGGTGTGGTTCGCGGGGAACACGGCGGTGGGGGGAGCGGTGCTCGCGCTGGTATCGGAGGAGGCGCTCAGCGAGCTCGACGAGATACTCTCGAAGGTGGAGTTCGTGGAGTTCGCGGCTAGCCCAGAGTGGAAGGCGGAGTTCATGAACTCGCTCTTCATACCCTACAGGGAGCCGCCGAGCCGCCTCTCCAGGTAGAGGTGCGCGAGCGCGGCCACCGAGTAAGCCGCGAGCGCTACGAGCGAGAGGGCAAGGGGCCTGTTGTACGGGAGGGCGCTGGAGGCGAGCCCGGCCAGTATGCTCCCGAGCCCCATCCCGAGCCCTAGGACCACGCTGTACACGCCCATCACCCTGCCGCGGGCATCCGTGGACGCTTGGTCCCCGACCAGCGCGAGTATCGTGGGCCCTACGGCGGACGTGAGGAACATCAGGGGGGCTACGGCGGCGGCAGCCCTGAGGATGTCTACGCCGAGGGCGAGGAGGACGCTCATGGCTGAAAGCGCCGCGAGGCCCCCGGCTAGGCCGAGCCTGAATACCTTGACGCGCCCCCAGGAGTCCGAGAGCCTCCCGAAGAACACCGCGCCGGAGCCGAGGAGCACGAGGGCGCCGAGGAACAGCAGGCCTATCCCGGCCTTACCGATTGCTGGGCCGTGCACCGCGCCTAGGTGGTCGTGGATAACCCTGGGCGCGTAGATACCGATGCCTATTATCGTCGTGAGCGCCACCCAGACGGGTAGCAGTACGAGCGCCGACCTCGGTAGGCTGGAGAGAAGACCCCTCCTCACCAGGGGGACGGGGGGCCTCGTCTCCTCGAGGAACGCCGCGAAGACCGGGGTCGCCAGGGCCGTGAGGAGCGCCACGGCTAGGTAGGCGGGGTAGCCGGGGAGCACGCTGTAGAGAAGCGAGCCCAGGAGGTACCCGGCGCCGTAGCTCGCGAGGTTCACGAACTCGAAGCCCCCCATCCCAAGCCCCCTGTTCCCCGTCTCGGTGAGGTCGGTGGCCATCGAGAGCGAAGAGACGAGTATCAGGGCTGTTGTAAAGCCGACGACGCCGTTCAAGGCGGCCTCCAGCGCGGCGAACACAAGGCTCCCGGGGGAAGAGCTCGAAAGCGCGAATACCGCCGCCAGGGAGAGCATCCCGGCCGACCTGGCCACGTAGCCTGCTATCAGCGTGCGCTTCCTCCCCGCGAAGTCGGACCACGAGCCGGCGAGTAGGGCGCCTATAGCCTCCATGAGCGGGTACGCCGCCATAACGAAGCCCGCCGCGACGTCCCCGCCGCTCGCGAGCATGGCTACCAGGAACGTGTTCGCGCCGGACCCTATCCTGGCAACGAAGACGGGTACGTAGGAGACCGCGAACCTGAACCTCCTCTCCGCGCTCATCGCTACGGTACCGCCGCCCCGGGAATATATGCCTAGCGCCGCAAGACGTATACGGCGCCGCGCGCCTATCTAGCTGTGGTAGGCGCGGAGAGCCTCGGGGAAAGCCTGAGCAGGTTTTACGAAGTGTTCCCGTGGCCCGAGGACCCCCTCTCGCCCGAGGGGAGGGCTAGGTACGAGGCCGCTCTCAGCTTTTTCAGGGGCCTCCTCGAGCACGAGTGGCTGACCGGCATCGCCGGGAAGCGCCGCCTCAGCGTGGTTGACGTGTGTAGCGGGGCGGGGTTAGGGGGAGTCGCGCTCGCGAAGGCTTTCACGGAGAGAGGCCTCGAGGTGGAGCTCGTGCTCGTCGACTTGAGGAGGGAGGCGCTGGAGCTGGCGAGGCGCTTCAGCGAGGCGGAGCTGGGCTCGCCCGCGGAGACCTACGTGCTGGACGCTCGGGAGCTACACGCGCTGGGCAGGAGGTTCGACGTGGCGCTGGTATACGGCCTTACCACGCCGCACTTCGACGCTTTCGACGCCGCCAGGGTTTACTCCTCGATCGCGGAGAGCCTAGCCGATGACGGCGTCCTGCTAGTCGAGGAGAACGACAGGTTCTACGGCTTAATTGTGCTGGGCGGGTACAGGGAGGTGTTCTACGAGGGCGACGAGAGGCGGGGCGCGCTCAGCGTCCAGGTGGGCTACGACTCGCTACGCGGAGTGGTGAGAAGGATGCACGTCGACCTCTCCACGGGTAAGCGCGCGGTGGGCGAAACGCGGTACTGGGACCTGGCTGGCACCCTCGCTTTGGTATGGCTCTTCTTCGAGGACGTAGACTTCGCGAGGTACCCGGGGAAGCCGCGTACGGGCATCGTAATCGCGAAGAAGCCCCGCAGGAAGCTGCGCCCAGACGAGCTCGGGTTACCGACCGTTCTCAGGAAGCTACAGGCCCAGTAGCGGGCTTAGCTGTGCTTGTCTAGCCACTCTGCGAGCTTTTCCAAGACTTTTTCCTTGTCCACCTCGTTGAAAATCTCGTGCTTCATACCCGGGAAGACTTCCAGCGTCTTATCGCTGGACGGCAGTACCTGGAAAAGCTTTCTGGAGGCACTTGGAGGCACGAGGCAATCCTCCTCTCCGTGCATGAGCAGGGCCGGCACGGTAACCTTCGCGGCGGCTTTCCAAGCCTCGGAGACCCCTCTCCCGAACTCTGCCAGCAACCTGTACGTAGGGTCTTTGAACACAAGGTTGTCGGCAACGTAGCTCTCCGCAACCGCTTTGTCCCTCGAGAGGCAGTCCACGTTTACGGGTAGCTTCGCCCTCCCGCGCGGGTTGACGGCTGAGAGGAGCCGGAGCAGGAGCCTCGTGCCGGCTCCCACGTTGACTTCTAGCGCCGCCCCGCTGGTGACGAGCCCCGACACTTCTCCCCCAAGCCTGTAGACCGTTAGCACCGCGATTACTCCGCCCATGCTGTGCCCCAGCACGAACCCCTTCTTGCCAGCGTGCCCCGAGACCACCAGCCTGTAGAAGGCTACGCTGTCCTCGACGAACTGGTCGAAGGAGTCGACGTAGCCCCTCTCCCACTTGGAGAGCCCGTGCCCCCTCAAGTCGTACATGTAGAGCGCGTAGCCGCGGCTCGACAAGAAGTCTCCGACGTGTGCATACCTGCCGGAGTGCTCCGCGAACCCGTGTATCCCGACGACCACGGCCTTCGGCTCTCCCTCGGGGAGCCATGCGCGCATAACCGTCGAGAGACCGCTGGGAAGGTTAACCTCCCTTGTCACCGCGCTCATACAACTCTGTAGCGCGTCGCAGAGATTAATGTCTTTTTCCGTGCACCGGTGAACCTGGAGCTCCGAGTTACCGGAGATACGCCTCGAACGAGGTTCCCTCAAAGAGTACGGCCCTTTTACCTTGCGCGTGGTGAACGTGTCTGGGTCCTGCCTGCTGGAGAAGGTGAAGCCCGTTTCCCTACCGCGGAAGAAGCACCGGGTTAGCGGCGCGCTTAGCGTGCACCGATAAGCAGGTACCCTCCCTCTCTCTCGGCAAACCTCTGTATCCACTTAACATTCCTAGCATGGAAACGCGTGTCGAGTAAAGATTACTTAGGTTATGCACTTTCTAGATGTACGGTTAGGCCGGCTCTTTGAGCTTAGTCGACTTTACGTTTATACATATATAAAGCTTTTATACTCGAATTGGAAAGCTCCTCCAATGCGGAAAGCAGTACTAGTACTACTTGTCTTAGTGCTACTAATACCGGTACTACAGGTAACCACGGCGCCGGCAACGAATAAGGTAAGGGTTGTCGTTGGATATGAGAACGAGGGTGCCCTGGCTGCGGTCGAGGGGCTACCGGGAGCCGAGAAGGTAAAGGTTCTACGCGAGATAAAAGCCGCTGTCTTCTACCTGCCACCCGAGGCTATCGAGAAGGCTAAGGGGATTAAGGGCGTAAGGTACGTCGAGGAGGACAAGGTCGCGGTAGCCTTGGAGCTCTCGAGCTACCCGGACGTCCTCTGGGACGTGAAGATGATTAACGCCAGCAAGGTCTGGGACAAGTACTACCCGGTGTACGGCTGGAAGGCGCTCGGAAGGGGAGTGGTAGTCGCGGTTCTGGACACGGGGATAGACTACACCCACCCCGAGCTTAAAGGCAAAGTTGTGTGGTGCGCGAACACCGTCGGGGTTAAGACGTACACGGGTACGAAGCTGAGTAACTGCGCCGACAGGAACGGGCACGGGACCCACGTCGCCGGCACCATAGCCTCCGCGATAAACGGGGTTGGAAACGCGGGCGTCGCGCCGAACGTAACGCTCTACGCGGTTAAAGTACTCAACGACGCCGGCTCCGGGACGTACTCCGACATAGCGGAGGGTATAATCATCGCCGTGAAGGGGCCGGACGGGGTCGCGGGTACTAGCGACGACGCCAAGATACTCAGCATGTCTCTCGGCGGAAGTAGCGACAGCCAGGTCCTATACGATGCGGTTAAGTGGGCGTACAGCAACGGCGCTGTCCTCGTAGCGGCCGCGGGGAACTCGGGCGACGGAGACCCCACGACGGACAACGTCGCCTACCCGGCGAGGTACAGCGAGGTCATAGCGGTGGCAGCCGTGGATAGCAACGCCAACGTGCCCACTTGGAGTAGCGACGGACCCGAGGTAGACGTAGCGGCGCCCGGTGTAAACGTCTACTCCACGTACAAGAACGGCGGCTACGCTACTCTCTCCGGGACCAGCATGGCGACCCCGCACGTCTCCGCCACGGTTGCCCTCATACAGGCCCTCAGGCTCGCAGCCGGGAAGCAGCCCCTGACGCCGTCCCAGGTCTACGACGTCCTCACCAAGACTGCTAAGGACATAAACTCGCCCGGCTTCGACGTCTTCACGGGCTACGGGCTCGTAGACGCGCTGGCGGCGGTAGACTACGCGCTGAGCCTACCCTAAAAGTTTCAACTTTTTTCTTTTCTTTAACCTGCACTAGGAACCTGTTCTTCCGTCTCGGGTAGAGGTGTAGCCTTCCGGGGTACTCGGCCCCCCTGGTTTACCGCAATGTTTATTAAATGGTATACCTTGCGGTATACCGCGTATGAGCGCGACTGTTAGCTTCAAGGTGAGGAGGGAGGTCAAGGAGAAGATGCTGAGGTACAGGGACAGGGTCGACTGGCCCGAGGAGCTCAGGAGGTTCGTCGAGGAGAAGATAAGGGAGATAGAGGCCCGCGAGAACATAGAGAGAGTTGTCAGCGAGCTGGAGAGCATCCCGGCCGGCGTCCCGCGGGGCTTCGCGGCGGCCTCCGTGAGGGAGGATCGTGACAGTGGTTGACGCCTCGGCCCTAGCGGCCTTCGTCTTGAAGGAGCCCGGCTGGAAGAGCCTGGCGGAGTACCTCGTGGGCGCCGTGTCCGTAGACATGGTCGTGAAGGAAGTGGCGAACGCTGTCTGGAAGGCGTGCAGGGTTAGGGGCTACGTGGGCGTGGAGGAGGCGCGCAGGCTTCTACGCGTCCTTAAGTCGATGATCGGTGTCAACATAGAGCTTAGGCCGGAGGCCGACTACCTGGACGCGGCCTTCGAGATAGCGGTGGAGCACGGGGTTACCGTGTACGACGCCCTCTACTTGGCGCTGGCGGTCGAGGAGGGCGAGCCGTTGCTGACTCTCGACGAGAGGCAGCTGAGAGTGGCGGGGAAGCTGGGGGTCAGGGTCGTCGAGGTTCGGCTCTAGCGCCTACTCTCGCGGCTCGGCTTTCCCGGGGAGCGCGAGCCTGTAGCCGGAGTGTATCCTGTGGGCGCGCCCGCCGAAAGCCTTGAGTAGCGCGGCCTCGCCGCGTAGCCCCGTGCAGTGCCCGGCGTGTATCTCCTCTACGCCCAGCGAGGATAGCTCCGAGACTACCCTCTCGACTTCCTCCGCTGTGGCGCCCGCCAGGTGGAGCCCGCCGATAACGGTTACCGTGCGCGCACCGGTGACTAGCAACGCTTTGCGCACCAGGTTGGAGATCCCCGAGTGGCTACAGCCAGCCACGAGTAGAGCCTTATCCCCGACTCTCACCGCGAGCCCCGTGTCGTCTAGTAGCTTGTCCTCCACGACCTCCCCGCCGCTCAGCGTGTAGAACCCTTTAACCGCGTACGAGTTGTCGTAGATCCTCTCGACCTCCCCGAGGAACCACGCCCCCGGCGCGAGCTCTAGGGGTGCCCTCGTCAGTACGAGCTCCGAGCCCCCGGCCACCTCCTCCCACGCCTTCGCCGGGAGGGCGACGGAGAACCTCTTGAAGCCCCCGGAGTCCGCGTAGCTAGGCTTCACGACGTCCGGGTGGGCTACCACGGGCTTGAAGCCTGCCTTCTCGAGCAGGGCAGGCAACCCGCCCGCGTGGTCGTAGTGCCTGTGCGACAAGACCACCGCGTCCACTTCTTCGAGGCTTAAGCGGAGAGAGGAGGCGTTCTCGAGGAGGACCCTACCGCTCCGGCCAGTGTCGAATAGAACCCTGTACTTCGACCCGTCGTCGTAGCTTAGCGAGAGGTATACGCTGAACCCGTGCTCGGCGAGGAGCCTCGAGAAGCCCGCGTAGTCGTCCACGAGGACCGTTACCTCCACTCCTATGAGTGATGGTCTCGGCATTTCTACCGCGGTTAAAGGCGGGGCGCGCCTAGATAACCTTGCCGCTTGTTTCACGGGGCTACGGCTGTCTATCCGTACTCCTTTCACCCTCACACCTATAAGGGCCTGGAGGATTTTTCGGTCTTGAAACCGAAACTTTTATAAATGATGTGCCAAAGGGTTAGAAAACCGATAAGCCATGGAGGCTGGGGCTAGCGGCTCCCAGCAACCCCAGCAGGGCCGTAAAAGACCCCTAGGAGTAACGATCCTTGCGTACCTCTACCTGTTCTCAGGGATATTCGTCCTCGGAATGGTCCAGGCCATGATGGCAGAAAACCTCCCCGCCGAAACCTTCCTTGCCTGGCTCCTCTATGGAGTAGCCCTGATGGCTACGGGTGTCGGATTCATGTACGGCATGAAGTGGGCTTGGTGGCTCGCCGTAGTAAACCAGTCGCTATCAGCCCTCATAATGCTCGTCCTAACGGTCATAAATGACCCGATATGGCTCTTTGGGCTATTCATCTCCTTGGTAGTTCTGTACTACGTGCTTAGGCCCCACGTGAAGGAATTCTTCGGAGTCGAGGCGGGACCCTCTAAGTGAAGACCCCCTGAAGCGAGATTTCTTTACCGCGCGCCAACTCCGTTGTACTTTCACCCTAGACTGCGTGATAGCTTTTTATCCTCGGAGACCGTTAACGCCTGGTAGCGATGGAGGGCGCGGCTCTGAGAGTTTCGGAGGAGATTCTCGCCTCCGTGGAGAGGAGGGTCGAGGAGCTCGCTGAGAAGATCGAGGGCTCGCCCTTTAAGAGCGCGGGCTTCGTCGACGGGAGCAACGTGGTCGACGAGCGCAGGGGGGCTTACGTCGCCGTGTTCTCGGTGGCTTCGATAGTGCTCGACTCCGGTAGGCTTAGGCCCGTCTCCCACGGCTCGAGGCACCCGCTCGTGGCGCGCATCGTGCCGAAGGGTTTCGGGGAGCAGAGGGCGAACCTCTACATGTCGATACTCGAGCTCCTCTCGGCGGCCAGGCTGGTGAGGTCCGGCGTCGAGGCGGTCTTCCTCGACGGTAGCTACGTCTCGGAGATGATGGTCGTCTTCGGCTACCCTAGGGACGTCTACGAGGAGGCGCAGGGGCTCGTCGACAGGGAGGCGGCCGAGAGCTACGCCGGGGAGGCGGCGGGGCTCGTGGAGGAGGCGCTCGGCTCGGAGGGCGTTAAAGGCGCGGCGAAGCTCTTCGAGGGAGTCTCGGGCCTAGCGTGGAGGCTTTACACGAGGCTCGGCGGGGGCGTGGGTGGCGTCGAGAAGAGGGTCCTCCTGGACTACTCGTACGTCTTCGCCGAGGTAGCCGTGTACCTCGAAGCCCTGCGAAGCCTCCTGACGGCGGGGCGGGAGTCCGGGGTCCCCCTCTTCTGGGTAGCCAAGGACGCCGACACAGACCAGCTGGCCGAGAAGGAGGGGGTCGGCGGCTGGCTCAACGACGTGACTCTCCTCGACTACGCGTGGCGGCGCCTGGAGGGTGTCTACACGGTGCTCGAAGGCAGGGAGTTCGGGAGGCCGAAGCCCTGCGCCGCTCCGGGAAAGCTCGTGGAGGAGCTCTTCGCCAAGTGGAGGCGGTACAGGGTCGCCTACTTCAAGCTCAGGCTCCACGGCCCGGTGCTCCAGATGACGTTCCCCGGCTACGTGGGGGAGGACGAGGCCAGGGAAGCCCTCGCGACGCTCAGCTCGCTGGCCGAGAGCCGCGGGTACCCGAA encodes:
- a CDS encoding ATP-binding protein; translated protein: MGWERVRLEFARGVSVRFADRDEALRQVERVAERGTRFPVVVYGPEGCGKTALFRQAVEILKSHGYGVVYVNPAASVKDEKVVSTEDVKEIVGATVGLLEPAAATLAEKAFELVSRLLSVKRRVAVILDEVFQAVGPERAEVYVKALLDAIEYPSARYESFVAIIGSSEGTTRARVARHSWATIRVLWNMAREGFKELYDQIPGPGLDFDSAWRLTGGNPRYLAMLYEHGWDAGSLVEEVVSARRLKAFASRLTPLQLEALSEAVEDPDRLLEYLKRGEPSIERLVDSLVELNLVAEIPDRGYGWLDKAPPEKDPSLGIGRFYAWQTPIHREAVRRALSGVHERA
- a CDS encoding methyltransferase domain-containing protein, translating into MHSSYILFLGIVNRAGWVAVGGEEGFEGVYIVEPAGRHLRLLFKVSKVYALEKSPYQEVVLAELEGFGRALLLDKFIQSTEKDEYMYHELLVHPAMAAHPAPERVLVLGGGEGATLREVLKHGTVKKAVMVDIDPVVVEFSKKRLGHMHLGSFDDPRVEVVIADGKDYVRQAPSGYFDVVIMDLTDPYASEIAKPLYSPEAFAEVKRILKPDGVVATQAGSSYFYPEEYRSVLESVKKSFAHVSEYWFWVPSFGVNVNFIVASDAYRLEDVVGLVDARLAERGVKTRLLTGRLLEGLLKIGVLYP
- a CDS encoding ASKHA domain-containing protein is translated as MPVVRVEPYGARVEVESGATLLEALARSGVRVASVCGGRGFCGKCRVLVTGGSSALSPPSRSESMLLGGDLGSGYRLACQARVHGDVAVYVPEESRESPGERVAAVDGYARPVRVAPPLRRVSLSLTPPSLSDWRSDEERLAEGLGRVLGGFEPPGLDVLRSLPRVARESSWSLEVVAWRGRVLSVEPGGSGRGTYAVAVDLGTSKLVAHLVDASRGVVVAKGFAENPQLAYGEDIMTRMDFASRSPGNLDLLRRVLVEGVNGLVARLRSSLGVRADEVYAFAFAGNTAMQHFLLGLDVSQLARAPYVAVTRRALEVRAADLGLEAGPGAVALVFPVIGGFVGGDAVADVLATGLHRRDYPAMLVDVGTNTEVVVGSGDRFLSGSAPSGPAFEGMQITFGMKAVSGAIDRVRVGEDGEVEYTTVGGARPRGICGSAMIDLVAELYRAGLLDARGRFRRDASTRRLRRGERGMEFVVAWAKETSIGRDIVFTEKDVEQVLLAKAAVSSAARTLMKMRGFKAEELEEVVVAGSFGSSLNVENALEIGLLPPVPPEKVWFAGNTAVGGAVLALVSEEALSELDEILSKVEFVEFAASPEWKAEFMNSLFIPYREPPSRLSR
- a CDS encoding MFS transporter; translated protein: MSAERRFRFAVSYVPVFVARIGSGANTFLVAMLASGGDVAAGFVMAAYPLMEAIGALLAGSWSDFAGRKRTLIAGYVARSAGMLSLAAVFALSSSSPGSLVFAALEAALNGVVGFTTALILVSSLSMATDLTETGNRGLGMGGFEFVNLASYGAGYLLGSLLYSVLPGYPAYLAVALLTALATPVFAAFLEETRPPVPLVRRGLLSSLPRSALVLLPVWVALTTIIGIGIYAPRVIHDHLGAVHGPAIGKAGIGLLFLGALVLLGSGAVFFGRLSDSWGRVKVFRLGLAGGLAALSAMSVLLALGVDILRAAAAVAPLMFLTSAVGPTILALVGDQASTDARGRVMGVYSVVLGLGMGLGSILAGLASSALPYNRPLALSLVALAAYSVAALAHLYLERRLGGSL
- a CDS encoding class I SAM-dependent methyltransferase, whose product is MVGAESLGESLSRFYEVFPWPEDPLSPEGRARYEAALSFFRGLLEHEWLTGIAGKRRLSVVDVCSGAGLGGVALAKAFTERGLEVELVLVDLRREALELARRFSEAELGSPAETYVLDARELHALGRRFDVALVYGLTTPHFDAFDAARVYSSIAESLADDGVLLVEENDRFYGLIVLGGYREVFYEGDERRGALSVQVGYDSLRGVVRRMHVDLSTGKRAVGETRYWDLAGTLALVWLFFEDVDFARYPGKPRTGIVIAKKPRRKLRPDELGLPTVLRKLQAQ
- a CDS encoding alpha/beta hydrolase, translating into MSAVTREVNLPSGLSTVMRAWLPEGEPKAVVVGIHGFAEHSGRYAHVGDFLSSRGYALYMYDLRGHGLSKWERGYVDSFDQFVEDSVAFYRLVVSGHAGKKGFVLGHSMGGVIAVLTVYRLGGEVSGLVTSGAALEVNVGAGTRLLLRLLSAVNPRGRAKLPVNVDCLSRDKAVAESYVADNLVFKDPTYRLLAEFGRGVSEAWKAAAKVTVPALLMHGEEDCLVPPSASRKLFQVLPSSDKTLEVFPGMKHEIFNEVDKEKVLEKLAEWLDKHS
- a CDS encoding S8 family peptidase, with translation MRKAVLVLLVLVLLIPVLQVTTAPATNKVRVVVGYENEGALAAVEGLPGAEKVKVLREIKAAVFYLPPEAIEKAKGIKGVRYVEEDKVAVALELSSYPDVLWDVKMINASKVWDKYYPVYGWKALGRGVVVAVLDTGIDYTHPELKGKVVWCANTVGVKTYTGTKLSNCADRNGHGTHVAGTIASAINGVGNAGVAPNVTLYAVKVLNDAGSGTYSDIAEGIIIAVKGPDGVAGTSDDAKILSMSLGGSSDSQVLYDAVKWAYSNGAVLVAAAGNSGDGDPTTDNVAYPARYSEVIAVAAVDSNANVPTWSSDGPEVDVAAPGVNVYSTYKNGGYATLSGTSMATPHVSATVALIQALRLAAGKQPLTPSQVYDVLTKTAKDINSPGFDVFTGYGLVDALAAVDYALSLP
- a CDS encoding type II toxin-antitoxin system VapC family toxin, encoding MTVVDASALAAFVLKEPGWKSLAEYLVGAVSVDMVVKEVANAVWKACRVRGYVGVEEARRLLRVLKSMIGVNIELRPEADYLDAAFEIAVEHGVTVYDALYLALAVEEGEPLLTLDERQLRVAGKLGVRVVEVRL
- a CDS encoding MBL fold metallo-hydrolase, whose protein sequence is MPRPSLIGVEVTVLVDDYAGFSRLLAEHGFSVYLSLSYDDGSKYRVLFDTGRSGRVLLENASSLRLSLEEVDAVVLSHRHYDHAGGLPALLEKAGFKPVVAHPDVVKPSYADSGGFKRFSVALPAKAWEEVAGGSELVLTRAPLELAPGAWFLGEVERIYDNSYAVKGFYTLSGGEVVEDKLLDDTGLAVRVGDKALLVAGCSHSGISNLVRKALLVTGARTVTVIGGLHLAGATAEEVERVVSELSSLGVEEIHAGHCTGLRGEAALLKAFGGRAHRIHSGYRLALPGKAEPRE